The DNA region GGATTTGGGTTTGCAATTGATTGCGGAGGAAGATGAATTTAAATTTTCATTTGATATCTTAGATCCTACAAAACTGATTCCAGAAGAATTAGTTCCTGTAAAAATTGTAGGAACTATGACCTTAAACAGAAACCCAGAGAATTTCTTCTCAGAGACAGAACAAGCAGCGTTTGATCCTGGTCGTTTGGTGCCAGGAATAGATATAACAGATGATCCACTTTTACAAGGGCGTGTATTTTCTTATATGGATACACAAAACTACCGATTGGGTAGTAACTTTCATGAAATACCTATAAATAGGCCTATTAACGGAAAACATAACAATCAAAAAGACGGCAAATCCAGAATGGATATTTTGAAAGGAAATGTCAGTTACTTTCCAAATAGTCAGGCCGGAGGCTGTCCTTATCACGCTATGCTGAAAGGTGAAAATGGTTTTGAATCTCATGCCCAAAAAGTGAATGCACATAAACTCAGACAACGTTCTATTTCATTTGCGGACCATTTTACACAGGCGAGATTATTTTTTCATTCTCAACCTAAAACAGGACAGCAGCACATAATTGATGCCTATAGTTTTGAATTGAGTAAAGTGAAAGATCCTGTAATACGTAAAAGGGAATTGGCTATTTTGAACCAAATTGATTCAGATTTAGCCAAAAAAGTGGGTAAGAATTTAAATATAGAACCTCCAAAAGAACTCGATGAATTAACTTTAAAATTTGCCCGTCAGATATGGTCCCAATACCCTATAAAAGTTAAGAAACCGGAAGTAGAGAAATCTAAATCATTGGGAATGGATTTACCGGATGCAAAAGGTACTATTGCGACGAGAAAAGTTGCTATTTTGGTAGCTGATGGAGTAGTTAAAAAAAGTGTTGATACTATTAAAATTATTTTGGAAAAAGAAGGTGCTCAAGCGGTTATCATTAGTACCAAAGTTGGACCTTTGATCTATGAAGACGGCAGCCATGAAGAAATTCAGCATAGTTATTTAACCGATGCGTCTGTTTTGTATGATGCATTTTATACTCCCTCAGGAAAAAATGTGGATACACTTTTAGATAATGCAGATTATCTCCAATTCATAAACGAAGGTTTCAAACATTGCAAAGCCTTGGCGTTTGCAGAAGGCACAGAAAAATTGGTCGAAAAATCTTTGATTAAAAAAGACTGCGGTGTCGTGTTTGAAAAGGGCAATAAAAATTGGACACTCCAATTTATAGATATAATGAAGCAGCATCGTGTGTGGGATATTGAAATGGATCGCAAAGTTCCAGCTTAATGCATGTAAAATGATCAAAATGAAGCAGAAAAATATCTGCTTCATTTACATTAACATAAAAATACCAGATCATGATCCTACAAATGAATCCCACAATATTAGTAGATACTCCTTTGGGAAGAGGACAAGCAATTTTTATTATTGATTACGGAATGCATCAAAATTCCTGCTGGGTAGTCACCTTAGAAAAAAACGGAATTGTAAAACATTTTGATTCTAATGATATTATAGTTTGCACTAATTTTACGTTTCATATTAATACAGAGGGTAATACTATTTCAGACAAAGAATCTTCTAGTAAAAATAGAATTTAATATATAATATTTACGATACTATATTCTCTACAACTATAAACAGAAATCATTGTAGCTCTATATATATTTTGCTATTCACTTGTATCATTTACTAGCATGCGTAAATTGAAATCATTTATATAATAAATAGTTTTAAATAAATCAATTTCTAATCTCCTTACGCATAAATAGTGTATAAGCAAAAGCAAAAACAAGGATGGTGACAGCAATCAAACCGCTTAATTGTGGCCAAACGATCAATAGGCTATCCCATGTAGTTAGATTTGACGGTAGAGTTCCAGTCATCTGCTCCATAGTTAATGGACCGAGGCTACGCACGGATGGCATCAACAAAATTGTAGTGGCATCCATATAAAGTTGATTAGGCGTAAATCGTAAAAGATCCATTATTATACTATTGTAGTAAATAAGCTCATCTTGGGATATTGTATTTGGATCTGGCAAAAAAAACTTCATACACATTTGCAATAGAATAGGGTAAAAAACACTAAAAAATAACCAAATACCAATTGCCAATAATGCAGATGTTGAAGTCTGATTATATTTTATGGAAAGCATAATAGATATACTCAACCAAAAGCCAACATACAAAACTGTCAAAAAGATTAGTACTAATATTCTAATAATTTCACTCGGTTCTATCGACACTCCTGTATATAGCATCCCAACTCCAACACTTAACATAAACAGAGATAAAAAAAAGGTAGCAACTATGATTATTGGTGAAGTAAATTTAGCAAGTAAAAGTGTATCTCTATAAATTGGTTGTGAAAGCATTTTTATCAAAGTACCATTATTTCTTTCTGAATTAACCGCGTCAAATCCCAATGCGATTCCTAATAATGGTCCTAAAAATCCAATAAAAACATGAAATCTTGGTAAATTGCCATCTCCACTTGTTAATAATTTTAAATAAACAAATGACTTCGTGCTGTCATAATTAGCTCCTAAGGTATTTTTTAAATTTGACAAAGATGCATACATTGTTGCTAAGAAAGTAAGTATTATTAGTATTGCCAATATGATGAATCGCACACTTGATACTAAATCTTTAACCTCCTTTCTGACTATAACTGACAAATTGCTAAATGTTGGATTTTGCAAATCCTTTTGAGATATAGTTTTTAAGCCCATAATTGATTCACTTTTTAATAAAACGCCTAGCTTGCTCGCTGTTATTATTTTCAAAGTAACGTTGGTATATTTCATCCAATCCATAATTTTGCTGCTCTACTCCGCAAATAGAAACATTCAAGTTGACTAAATTTCTTACAATAGTCGACGTGCATGATTGTTTACACTCTATGATGATTTGATTCAAGTTAAGCAAGGAAACCTTTTTGACTATTTCTAATGTTAGAAGAGAACGCTCTATTAATTTAAAATCTTCTACCGGAGTATCTGTAGTAATTTTTATTGTGTTGGGCTCCGTTCCAAATAATTCGCTTGCTAAACTATTAACATCTCCTTGCGCCAATAAACTTCCGTTTACAAATATTCCTACTCGGTCGCAAATCTTCTGTACTTGGTATAAATAATGCGATGATAACAGAACTGTTAATTTTCTATTTTCATTGAGTTGTTTAATTAAACGTAGAAAATCCTGAACGCCGCTTGGATCAATACCTAAAGTTGGTTCATCCAATATTACAACTTCAGGGTTGCGAATCAACACATCTGCAAGCCCCAGGCGTTGTTTCATACCACGAGAATAGGTTACTACTTTATTTTCTCGGACTTTATACAATCCTACTAAGTCTAAAACATTTGTTATATGATCCCTTAGTTTATACTCTTTAATACCATTCAAGCGGGCAGTATAAGATAGATTTTCGTAAGCTGTAAGATCTTTATAAAAACCCAGACTGTCGGGCATATAACCAACCTTTCTTTTGATTTGGATCGGATTCATAATTGGGTCATAACCACATACTGACATCTTTCCTGATGTAGGCTCCGTAAGCCCCAACAACATTAAAATAGTAGTAGTTTTTCCTGCTCCATTTGGACCGAGCAATCCAAATATTTCACCTTTATTAATGCTTAAGTTAAGATTATTCACCGCTCTTAGGCTGCCATATTTCTTCACTAGACCATTAATCTCAATAATTGGAACTTCCATCATTTACCGTCTCCCATATTTTTTAATGAGAAAATAAACTAAGGCAATTGACCCTATTATTATTATTATGCCAATCCAACCAGTAAGCAAAGATGCTTTGACCGTTAAGCGTAATACTGTGTCTGAATTAATATAAGGTGTTTTAGCTGACAATGTAGCTTGATAATCCCCAGAAAGCGTTTTGTCAGGAACTTGAATGGAAACAATAATTTGTTTTGTTTCTCCTGGTGAAAGATGCGATATCTTGGATGGATCAAAAACTGCCTGCCAATTCGGAGGAAGTTGATTTGACAAGTCGATACCATCAAGTGCAATATTTCCAGTGTTTTTTAACTCTAGTGTAATGGATTGCGTAGCCCCTTGAGTTAAATCTTGGTTTAATTTACCGGACGGAGTGGAAAGTTGCAAACCATAAGTTCCTTTAACTACTGCTTCTAAATCTAATTTTGTACTATCTCCATTAGCTACACCAAAAACTGTTACCGCAGTTTTCCCAGGTTCAGCAGAAATGGAAGGAATTATCTCTATGGATAAATTCTGTGTTTGTTTGGCTAGAACATTTAAAGCAGTTACTGGACTTCCTCCGACTTTGTAAGCGATCTGCCATCCATTTGGTAAATTGGCACTCAATTGATAATTCTTATCTACATCACTAGAGTTATAAAGTGAAGCACTATAATTAAATGTTGAATTTGTTGCCGCTTCTAGATTAAACAATTGCGCAGACAATCCTGATTTAGGAAGGGTACTCTGGGCATAACAATACGTAAAGTTAGACAGAAAAGAAAGTGACAAAAATAAGCACAATTGGTGAACTCTTCCGGACACCAACAAAACGTGTTTTTTAAAATTTGCTAACATAACAATTAATAAATAGACTATAATTTTTAATTTATTCATTAACAGAAATCCAGCGAACTCCATGGGTTCAGATTACTTGTTTTAATTGCTAAAATATATAAAGACTCAAATAAAAAAAAATTTTCTTCTTTTTTTTCGTTAGGACTATAATATTTTTTAATAAATAATTCTCTTTACACAGGTATAAATAAAAATCCAAATGTAAAAACATTTGGATTATCTTCATTTTAAACTACTAAAACTCTTTGTGTGGACACACATTAAGCATTATTCTACAATTTATGATTTATAAGTGTAATATAATTAATTGAATTAAAATGTTAATGAAAAAGCCTGAATGTGAAAACATCCAGACTACCAACCTACTGTAAATATTTTTAAATATACTTACTTATTCTTGAATTAACCAATATATCCCCTCACCATTTGGTTACTAAACAAATCATTATTCTGGCAATAATATTCGGGGTATAAATTCTGTAACAAGTATGAATATTGCAGATATGGTAATTAGATTTGATTATTCAATATTAAATGATTATAATATAGTAGTTCAAAAAATTAAAATTTACATATGATTCTATCCATAATAATTTGTATTTCAATAGCCATTTTTCTAGCAATAACTTCCAAACCTGAAAAAAAAAGATAAATAAATCCATTCACATAAGTAGCCTCTCATTTTTACAAAAACTGCTATTGTTTTCTCTTTCTTTCTAATTGAAATCCTCGGATAATTATTTTTCTTAGAACAAAGAGCGTCAAAGAAAGAGCGCCAAAGAAAGAGATCATTTATTTACGCCGTTTTCATTATTATAGTCAAAAACGCCACACAATAAAGTGGCAAAATAATTAGTTTTACATTTACAGACCTAAAGGCAAAGCGATGATTTTAAGAGTAAAAAAAGCAATAAACGAAGTGTGGTTCGATCAGGGGCAATGGGAATATGTTGAAATAAATAGTGAAGATATTGATTATATAGAAGACGTCTCGGATAATGCTTTTGAACATTCCCACTCAAAAATATTTTGGAAAGATAAATCCAAAGACCCAATTTTTTTGGTTGAGTTCAAAGATGAACTCATTAAAAAATATAATATCCCATTTTAAAATGGACACTATTCCATCAACTTATTTAAACAAACTATTTTCATCAGATTTAAGCTAAAATTCGTTCAAGTCAAAGTGTCGCAATTTCATATTTAAAACAGATAGGATAAATAAATTTCTAGGATTCAAAATATTATTAAGCCTTTTTTTACATGGTAATTTCTTACCTTTATAGTATTGTAATTAGTTTTTTCTTAAACGGTTAGTTATTAGCCTCGATATCCATCGGGGCTTTTTAATTTTTAATATATTTGCTATTGAAATTATTGGACAGATATTTCGCTTGATAAATTTAAAATTTTTAAAGAAAATATTAATTTTATTGTTCATTAAGTATTACAATGCGATTAACACGGCCCCGATATCCATTAGGGCCTTTTTTATTTTTATAATAAATAATAAATTTGCAACTCATATTGATATCTAAAAGCTATTCAGGATCTTGGATTTCTATCTAGGATCCTTTTTATTTATAAAATAATCAATAACTTTACGCTTTACATAGAAAGAAAAAAAACTTAAAGGGGCTCCATGTCTATGGAGACCAACATTAAAACGTATTTGTAACTTTGTTAATACACATTCAAATAGGATAATTAATTTGTATATTATTTAAATCTTGCTTGATTTTAAGTAACTTAATACTAAGATGCCATCCATTAAAAACTTTTATACAATAACAGAAACATCTTGGAATCAAATAATATTATAAGTGTAGCTATTCATGAATTTTGGATATCTAATCAAATTCATCTTTTATAATAAAACTAAAGTCTTTCTATATCCATATCTTCTTAAGTTATATAAATGCTGCGTAAAAATAAACAATTCCTAATTTAGTTTAATGTTTTGGATTGTAATAAAAAAGCCAGAGATAGACATCTCCGGCGAATCTTCTAAATTTTAATTTTTAAAACTAATTCTTAATTATTTTATAACTACCTATTTTTATCCCCTTCGGGCTAAATAATTCAATTATTACTATACCTGATTTAACATTTGATAATGAAATATACCCAGGAGATGTATTTAGTGTTCCCGTGAGAATAATTTTACCACTCAAATCAATAACTTTATACAAGCTGCCACTAGGTACATTATCAATATTCACTCTGTCAGTTGTTGGATTAGGATAAATTTTAATAGCGGGTTGAAGTATTGATTGAATATTGATAGAGATTATTTTGCTAAGGGCTGATTTTCCATCTAAGTCATATTGTATCAATCTATAATAGTTTACTCCACTATTAGGAGTATTATCTACAAAATTGTAACTAGATCCATTTCCACTACCATTTGAAAAATGACTATCAACTCTTCCAATTTGAGACCAATCCGTTGCATTCAGACTTCTCATTACCGAAAAATAACTATTGTTTATCTCGATCCCGGTAGTCCAACTAAGATTAACTTTGTTATCAGAATAAACCGCATTTAGCTCTTTACTATAGTTAACAGGTAAAACACTTGTATTATAATCCCTTGTGATTTCGTATACATTAAATGATTGAAGCAAGCCTACAACACTACTATTGCTAATTACCTTAACTTGGTTAAAAGAAGCCGTTGCGGGAATGTTTAACCATCCTTTGGATGTATTACTTCCCAGTAATTCTAGATCGATTAGATTCCACCCAGTACTTTCTGTGCTTTGAACAACGACCCCGTTATTTAAAAGTTGTACAGTTATTGGACCATTTATCAATGATAAGCTCAATAAAGTTCCTGGATCTCCTATCAATACATGTGCATAAGATCCGCTAGGATACAATCCAGCAAACAAGCCTGTAACCTGTTGTTGGGCGGCAATATTTGCTGCGGCGAACAGAGTAGCTGTTGTAGCGGTATCTCCATCTATGCAATTATATGGATTAAGTACCGATGATAAAGCGCTTCCTACATTCAGCAATGAAGTTGTTTCGGTGCCAGCAAGAACATCAAATGGTGTCGTAGGCAAAGAACCCGTAGATGATATTTCATAATAAGCTCCATAAACATTTGCTGTAATACCAAGTCCTACTGTTGATCCTAATCTTACTCTTATGCTTTTTACTGCTACTGTATTTGTTATTACATATTCATTCGTATTTTCTCCTCCCAACAAGCCTATTACAGAAACATTACCAGTAGAAGATATCTGAGTCCCATTGTCATCGAGTGCTGCAACAATTGTATAGCCTCCGACATTAACGCCTGAAGCGACGGTTCCAACTTTTACATGAATTGCCGTATTTGCTGGCACGGCACTTGCAAATGTTAAAATCTGCTGATAGCCTCCAGCAACTAAGGCTAATCCTATTGTTAGTGAACTTGCCGTACTGCTTGAATTGTCTATGGCATTGTCCGCAGAACTTATACCACCTGCACCCAGCCCCCAAGAGCTATTTGTTTGGCTATTTGCATAGACCCTTGATACCGGACCTGAAATTTGTGCATTCAGTTTTGACACACTAATTAAATAAATTAATGCAATTAAAGTGTAAATGTGTTTCATTAGAAGTGATTTATGTTGGATGAATAAAATCTATTAAATCAACTAATAACCTTTCTAACACTATAATTTATTTTAGCATTAGCATTAAGTTCTACATCATTATTTAATTTTTTTTCAAGCTAAATCGACAATTCCCAAACTGTTTCTTAATCTTAATCTCGGGTTATAGTTATGATTGTATCGTGAAATTAATATTATAATTCAATCAAATCTATCACTCTTGTTACATTGTATATATATATTGTTTCCTTTTTGTATTGTGTATTGATAATTATCAATACACAATAGTTTTGAAGGACAAAAAAATTGTAAATCAATTACAGTTTAACTTTATAAGAAAGTAAATTGTAAGACAAAAAAATTACGCTTAATCGCAGTATATAAAAAATGCTCATATGTAGAAACACATGAGCCACACATTCTAAAATTCTAATTTTAGATAAAAATGTACAAAAAATGAAAATCGATCAAATCCAAGCGTAGACACACTTAGACAAATTTATTGAACCATGTATTTGATAAAGATAAAAAATATTTTAATATTTTTAATGGAATGGTTATATGATATATTGTAAAATAGCATTTAATACAGTTATGAAAAAATGAAGGAATCATATGAGTCCTTCGTTTGCAAAAGAGTGAGAACTATCTGTAGTAATAATCAAATGATCCAATAGTGTAATATCCATTAACTTAGCAGCGTCTTTTAATCTTTCTGTAATCTTCAGATCAGCAGGACTTGGCGTAAGATTTCCACTCGGATGGTTATGTGCCACAATAATTTTACAAGCATTAGATTTTAGTGCTACCGTAAGTAAAATGCGAATATCTACAATAGTACCAGCAGTGCCACCTGTAGATCTGTGATATATACCGAGAACTCTATTCGCATTATTGATGAGTAGCATTTTGAAGGATTCCACCAGTTCCATTTCATCTTCGTTCCAAACGGATCTAAAAAGAGCTAATGCATCTTCTGCCATATTAATTTTAGGTCTTTGTGTAGCTTTTATTTTGTTGCGATACGATAGTTGAACTTCTTGTAATTCGGACCAATGAGGTTCATTTTCTCTGGTTGCTGTTGAGTTGTAAGTTTTCATGATGTACTGTTTTTGTGTAACAGCGATAAAAAACGGTTCTCTAAAAAGAAGGCAGAACGTGGAATAGCGGAGCGTAGTGAGCATATGCCGTCGAAAGCTGCCTGCTTTTTAAAGAGAACCGTATTAGCTTAGTGGAACTAAAAACGGTACAGAAAATCTTATAACGGAGGAAGGAAAAACTGAACCATAAAGATCATTACACTGAAAAGAAAATTGAATAAGTACACAAAATAAACTGTCACGAATTTGTATAAAATATGGGACAACAAAAGGTGGCTATTTCTTCTTTTTTGCTTTACGTTTTTTGGAAGAAGTTTTTTCGGGAATATTGTTTTGTTCCAAATTTCTAGGAGGATGATCTAAAAAATAGTATGGATTTCTATTGTATACAGAATCTACAGCTCTGATAAAGTTTGGTGCCGCCTGTTGAACATAGTCATACTTAATGAGTAGTTCGTTGTATTGATTGTAACGTGTAAAACTACGCCAACCCAGAAAAATGGATAGTCCAATGAAAAACAATAAAAGAAGCAACCATTTCCATTCTTTGAAGCTGTGTTCGTGTCGGATTCTTTGAGGTGTAGGATCTGCTAATTGTTGAATCGTACGATCTAAGGATCGCTGCAATTTTTCCATGGATTCTGGACGCAACATCTTATCCTCTTTCATGTCCTTTTTTACCACTAAATCTAAAAGAGCTTTCATGTGGTCCACTTTTTTAGGTAGTATTCTCAGACTATAAGACAAGGAATCGGAAAGCTCATTTTGGACTTGAGAGGGTTCTACTTTTTCAACAAGTGCTTTGGTTTCTTGCACTTCTTTTACCAAATCTTTTAATACGATTTCTACTTCAGAAAGATTCATAACGTGAGGATATTAAAGGATTACTTACATAGATAATTTGATTCTTATTTTTTCTTTGATGCGCTTTTTTTCTTCTGACTCATCCATCCCCATCGCACCAAAATAAACGCCATCAATATCTACCTTAAGAGGACTAATCATATAATCAATCAAAGCTTTTGTCACGGTTTCAATAGTTGCACTTGTATTATTATTATTTTTGGATGTTGGATAAACTTGACGAGGCATGAATCTATCTCTGTGGAGCAAGGTTGATTTAAGTGTTCCATCATCCACACCTCTCTTTGCTAAAGCAATATTTCTTTCTAATTGTGCTACTTGGGAAGAACTCATTGGAGCTTTCTGTTGTTTTTTATTAAAGGCTATGATCTTCTCAATTTTAGAAAGACTACATCCTAAGGAACTCGCTTTAAAATAAATTCCAGAGGATTGATGTACAATTCCCAGTCCTCTTGCTTTGTGTAAACTATAACCCAAGTTTTGCATATGTGTGATAAATTCCAACATGGAAGTTGCTTTATAAAGTGCATTTTTCAAATCCATCCTAGCTTGCAACTGCCGAGTATTCCAATGCTGTTTTTCATTATTAGAACTATTCAACTTCTGTTTCCAAGTCTTTGGTGTCTTGACTTGTTTTAGATGAAATAGCATTTCAC from Rhizosphaericola mali includes:
- a CDS encoding T9SS type A sorting domain-containing protein — translated: MKHIYTLIALIYLISVSKLNAQISGPVSRVYANSQTNSSWGLGAGGISSADNAIDNSSSTASSLTIGLALVAGGYQQILTFASAVPANTAIHVKVGTVASGVNVGGYTIVAALDDNGTQISSTGNVSVIGLLGGENTNEYVITNTVAVKSIRVRLGSTVGLGITANVYGAYYEISSTGSLPTTPFDVLAGTETTSLLNVGSALSSVLNPYNCIDGDTATTATLFAAANIAAQQQVTGLFAGLYPSGSYAHVLIGDPGTLLSLSLINGPITVQLLNNGVVVQSTESTGWNLIDLELLGSNTSKGWLNIPATASFNQVKVISNSSVVGLLQSFNVYEITRDYNTSVLPVNYSKELNAVYSDNKVNLSWTTGIEINNSYFSVMRSLNATDWSQIGRVDSHFSNGSGNGSSYNFVDNTPNSGVNYYRLIQYDLDGKSALSKIISINIQSILQPAIKIYPNPTTDRVNIDNVPSGSLYKVIDLSGKIILTGTLNTSPGYISLSNVKSGIVIIELFSPKGIKIGSYKIIKN
- a CDS encoding catalase, whose amino-acid sequence is MKNNSSKKEQLKDYLIDNDEKILTTNDGVPIHDNNNTLKVGQRGPSLQQDHIFFDKLLHFDRERIPERVVHARGSGAHGIFEMKEDISEFTCAKFLQKGVKTDVFTRFSTVAGFKGSTDLARDVRGFSVKFYTEDGNYDLVGNNIPVFFIQDAINFPDLIHSVKPEPNNEYPQAASAHNTFWDFVSLMPESAHMVMWAMSDRALPRSFRMMEGFGVHTFKLINNKGKATFVKFHWKPKLGVHSVAWDEAQKISGYNSDFHRQDLYEAIENGDFPQWDLGLQLIAEEDEFKFSFDILDPTKLIPEELVPVKIVGTMTLNRNPENFFSETEQAAFDPGRLVPGIDITDDPLLQGRVFSYMDTQNYRLGSNFHEIPINRPINGKHNNQKDGKSRMDILKGNVSYFPNSQAGGCPYHAMLKGENGFESHAQKVNAHKLRQRSISFADHFTQARLFFHSQPKTGQQHIIDAYSFELSKVKDPVIRKRELAILNQIDSDLAKKVGKNLNIEPPKELDELTLKFARQIWSQYPIKVKKPEVEKSKSLGMDLPDAKGTIATRKVAILVADGVVKKSVDTIKIILEKEGAQAVIISTKVGPLIYEDGSHEEIQHSYLTDASVLYDAFYTPSGKNVDTLLDNADYLQFINEGFKHCKALAFAEGTEKLVEKSLIKKDCGVVFEKGNKNWTLQFIDIMKQHRVWDIEMDRKVPA
- a CDS encoding relaxase/mobilization nuclease domain-containing protein, which produces MIAKQTTAKASSVSHMVSYVLRENGLKHSEEKAQIIFQNALVGEHTDQIVAQMQMALDLNNQRCSLPLFHAIFSLSEGESLNEAQELQLAAMIMQEFKLDKNMFLLCKHSSPVSKEHYHAVIVRPPIDGRQVVNLFQSKQRLMNIARKCEMLFHLKQVKTPKTWKQKLNSSNNEKQHWNTRQLQARMDLKNALYKATSMLEFITHMQNLGYSLHKARGLGIVHQSSGIYFKASSLGCSLSKIEKIIAFNKKQQKAPMSSSQVAQLERNIALAKRGVDDGTLKSTLLHRDRFMPRQVYPTSKNNNNTSATIETVTKALIDYMISPLKVDIDGVYFGAMGMDESEEKKRIKEKIRIKLSM
- a CDS encoding ABC transporter ATP-binding protein, whose product is MMEVPIIEINGLVKKYGSLRAVNNLNLSINKGEIFGLLGPNGAGKTTTILMLLGLTEPTSGKMSVCGYDPIMNPIQIKRKVGYMPDSLGFYKDLTAYENLSYTARLNGIKEYKLRDHITNVLDLVGLYKVRENKVVTYSRGMKQRLGLADVLIRNPEVVILDEPTLGIDPSGVQDFLRLIKQLNENRKLTVLLSSHYLYQVQKICDRVGIFVNGSLLAQGDVNSLASELFGTEPNTIKITTDTPVEDFKLIERSLLTLEIVKKVSLLNLNQIIIECKQSCTSTIVRNLVNLNVSICGVEQQNYGLDEIYQRYFENNNSEQARRFIKK
- a CDS encoding JAB domain-containing protein, with protein sequence MKTYNSTATRENEPHWSELQEVQLSYRNKIKATQRPKINMAEDALALFRSVWNEDEMELVESFKMLLINNANRVLGIYHRSTGGTAGTIVDIRILLTVALKSNACKIIVAHNHPSGNLTPSPADLKITERLKDAAKLMDITLLDHLIITTDSSHSFANEGLI
- a CDS encoding ABC transporter permease, producing MKYTNVTLKIITASKLGVLLKSESIMGLKTISQKDLQNPTFSNLSVIVRKEVKDLVSSVRFIILAILIILTFLATMYASLSNLKNTLGANYDSTKSFVYLKLLTSGDGNLPRFHVFIGFLGPLLGIALGFDAVNSERNNGTLIKMLSQPIYRDTLLLAKFTSPIIIVATFFLSLFMLSVGVGMLYTGVSIEPSEIIRILVLIFLTVLYVGFWLSISIMLSIKYNQTSTSALLAIGIWLFFSVFYPILLQMCMKFFLPDPNTISQDELIYYNSIIMDLLRFTPNQLYMDATTILLMPSVRSLGPLTMEQMTGTLPSNLTTWDSLLIVWPQLSGLIAVTILVFAFAYTLFMRKEIRN
- a CDS encoding COG1470 family protein encodes the protein MSLSFLSNFTYCYAQSTLPKSGLSAQLFNLEAATNSTFNYSASLYNSSDVDKNYQLSANLPNGWQIAYKVGGSPVTALNVLAKQTQNLSIEIIPSISAEPGKTAVTVFGVANGDSTKLDLEAVVKGTYGLQLSTPSGKLNQDLTQGATQSITLELKNTGNIALDGIDLSNQLPPNWQAVFDPSKISHLSPGETKQIIVSIQVPDKTLSGDYQATLSAKTPYINSDTVLRLTVKASLLTGWIGIIIIIGSIALVYFLIKKYGRR